A genomic window from Salvia hispanica cultivar TCC Black 2014 chromosome 5, UniMelb_Shisp_WGS_1.0, whole genome shotgun sequence includes:
- the LOC125191119 gene encoding tyrosine-protein phosphatase DSP1-like has product MSIHNCRAPMCLKTVQPSPAAADMSPEKFVASDVKVEDHLFVPPLNFSMVDYGIYRSGFPNSANFPFLKTLGLQSIIYLCPEPYPEDNMEFLNANGIRLFQFGLEGSKELSINIPEDVIVCALRVLLDERNHPLLIHCKRGKHRTGCLVGCLRKWQNWCLASIFDEYQRFAADKARVTDQRFIELFDISRINKLASLPHYI; this is encoded by the exons ATGAGCATCCACAATTGCCGCGCTCCAATGTGCCTCAAAACCGTCCAACCGTCTCCTGCCGCCGCCGATATGTCGCCGGAAAAATTCGTTGCTTCCGATGTTAAGGTGGAGGACCATCTGTTCGTGCCGCCGCTCAACTTTTCTATGGTGGATTACGGAATATACCGCTCCGGATTTCCCAACTCTGCTAATTTTCCTTTCTTGAAAACCCTAGGCCTCCAATCGATCAT ATACTTGTGTCCAGAGCCTTATCCTGAAGATAATATGGAGTTTCTCAATGCAAATGGAATTCGTCTTTTTCAGTTCGGCCTTGAAGGTTCTAAG GAGTTATCTATAAACATCCCTGAGGATGTAATTGTTTGTGCATTGAGAGTGCTATTAG ATGAAAGAAACCATCCGCTCCTAATTCACTGCAAACGAGGAAAG CACCGGACTGGTTGTCTTGTGGGATGTCTTAGGAAGTGGCAAAATTGGTGCCTGGCTTCAATTTTCGATGAGTATCAGAGGTTTGCTGCAGATAAGGCTAGAGTTACCGATCAGAGATTCATTGAATTGTTCGACATTTCAAGAATAAACAAGTTGGCATCCCTGCCTCACTATATCTAA
- the LOC125191373 gene encoding non-specific lipid-transfer protein 3-like, with protein MKMSSLRWVFAAVIMAVVVWRATAAIGCGDAVSKVLPCQSFMLSGEAAPSSACCSAVQSLEKLERESSEDRQAICKCFKGLYRLFPVNITKAQLIPQLCNVTISIAVTPNIDCDRI; from the coding sequence atgaagatgagttCATTGAGGTGGGTGTTTGCGGCGGTAATTATGGCCGTGGTCGTTTGGCGTGCGACGGCGGCGATCGGGTGCGGGGATGCGGTGTCGAAGGTGCTTCCGTGCCAAAGTTTCATGCTGAGCGGGGAGGCGGCGCCGAGCTCGGCCTGCTGCAGCGCAGTGCAGTCTCTGGAGAAGCTGGAGAGGGAGTCGAGCGAGGATCGGCAGGCGATATGCAAGTGCTTCAAGGGACTTTATAGGCTTTTCCCTGTTAACATCACTAAAGCTCAGCTGATCCCTCAGCTTTGCAATGTTACCATCTCCATTGCTGTCACTCCTAATATTGACTGCGACAGGATATGA
- the LOC125188122 gene encoding E3 ubiquitin-protein ligase COP1-like, producing the protein MGAQTTSIGGPLVPTVKSEPADSSAAAPPPHSEMDHDSDKDILCPICMQIIKDAFLTACGHSFCYMCIVTHLQNKSDCPCCSHFLTANHLYPNFLLNKLLMKTSARQTAKTATPLEQLRQALERGCEASVKDLESLMSLLSEKKSKMEQEEAETNLQILLDFMLCLRKKKLDELNEVQSDLKYIKEDIHAVERRRIELYRRRDRCSSKLRMLGDDPSSKSAWPSVVEKQSGATASRPSLTPGQSRLTSGDLHSKKADVRSSASHLVLGKDSYGGSDIQNPSQSGQALARKRRVHAQFNDLQDCYLQKRRYWAKQMPEQQGRDSLSSKREGYSVGLEDFQSVLSTFTRYSRLRVVAELRHGDLFHSANIVSSIEFDRDDELFATAGVSRQIKIFEFSSVVNEPADSQCPVAEMSTRAKLSCLSWNKYAKNHIASSDYEGIVTVWDVTTRQSVMEYEEHEKRAWSVDFSCTDPSMLVSGSDDCKVKVWCTNQEASVLNIDMKANICSVKYNPGSSIHVAVGSADHHIHYYDLRKVSQPLYIFSGHRKAVSYVKFLSNDELASASTDSTLRLWDVKENVPLRTFRGHANEKNFVGLTANSEYIACGSETNEVFVYHKAISKPAAWHKFNNSETEEGEEDAGSYFISAVCWKSDSPTMVTANSQGTIKVLVLAP; encoded by the exons ATGGGAGCCCAGACCACTTCAATTGGCGGCCCTCTCGTGCCCACCGTCAAATCAGAGCCGGCGGATTCTTCCGCCGCTGCTCCGCCGCCGCACTCGGAGATGGACCACGACTCTGATAAGGACATCCTCTGCCCTATTTGCATGCAGATCATCAAGGACGCCTTTCTCACTGCCTGTGGCCATAGCTTTTGCTATATGTGTATCGTCACTCATCTTCAGAACAAGAGTGATTGCCCCTGCTGCTCTCATTTCCTCACTGCTAATCACCTCTACCCTAATTTCCTCCTCAACAag TTATTGATGAAGACTTCTGCTCGTCAAACAGCTAAAACTGCCACTCCTTTGGAACAACTTCGCCAGGCACTCGAACGG GGATGTGAAGCTTCAGTGAAGGATCTCGAGAGCCTCATGTCTCTTCTTtcagagaaaaaaagtaaaatggagCAAGAAGAAGCCGAAACAAATCTACAGATCCTGCTTGATTTTATGCTTTGTCTGAGAAAGAAGAAACTTGATGAGCTCAATGAG GTACAATCTGATCTAAAGTACATTAAAGAAGATATTCATGCAGTGGAGAGACGTCGAATAGAGTTATACCGTCGAAGGGATAGATGTTCGTCTAAACTAAGAatgcttggtgatgatccttcTTCCAAATCAGCATGGCCGTCAGTGGTTGAAAAACAAAGTGGTGCTACAGCCTCCAGACCTTCTCTCACACCTGGCCAATCCCGCCTTACTTCAGGTGATCTTCATAGCAAGAAAGCTGATGTGAGATCTTCTGCTAGTCATTTGGTACTAGGGAAGGATAGTTATGGTGGGTCAGACATCCAGAATCCTTCTCAATCAGGACAGGCATTAGCAAGGAAGAGAAGGGTACATGCTCAG TTCAATGACCTACAAGATTGTTACTTGCAAAAGAGGCGGTATTGGGCAAAACAAATGCCAGAGCAGCAAGGGCGTGACTCGCTGAGTTCAAAGAGAGAGGGATACTCTGTAGGTCTTGAGGATTTTCAGTCTGTTCTATCAACTTTCACAAGATACAG TCGGTTGCGGGTTGTTGCCGAACTCAGACATGGAGATCTTTTTCACTCGGCTAACATTGTATCAAG CATAGAATTTGATCGAGatgatgaattatttgctACAGCTGGAGTATCACGACAGATCAAGatttttgagttttcatcA GTGGTTAATGAACCAGCGGACTCTCAATGTCCTGTAGCAGAAATGTCTACTAGAGCAAAGCTAAGCTGTTTAAGCTGGAACAAGTATGCAAAAAATCATATTGCCAGCAGTGACTATGAAGGCATAGTAACTGTTTGGGATGTGACTACTAGACAG AGTGTGATGGAGTATGAGGAGCATGAGAAACGTGCCTGGAGTGTTGATTTTTCATGCACAGATCCTTCAATGCTTGTATCTGGTAGTGATGACTGCAAG GTCAAAGTATGGTGTACAAACCAGGAGGCGAGTGTCCTAAACATTGACATGAAGGCAAATATATGTTCAGTCAAATATAACCCTGGATCCAGCATCCATGTCGCT GTTGGCTCCGCAGATCATCACATTCATTACTATGacttaagaaaagttagcCAGCCGCTGTATATATTCAGCGGACACAGGAAGGCTGTGTCATATGTGAAATTTCTGTCCAATGATGAGCTTGCTTCTGCTTCAACAGACAGTACATTGCGCCTATGGGATGTTAAGGAAAATGTTCCT CTGCGCACTTTTAGAGGCCATGCAAATGAGAAGAACTTTGTGGGGCTAACAGCGAACAGCGAATACATAGCATGTGGTAGTGAAACAAATGAAGTATTCGTCTATCACAAG GCAATATCTAAGCCGGCAGCATGGCATAAGTTCAATAATTCTGAAACAGAAGAAGGCGAAGAAGATGCGGGGTCCTACTTCATAAGTGCTGTGTGCTGGAAAAGTGATAGCCCAACTATGGTTACAGCAAACAGCCAAGGGACTATAAAAGTCCTCGTTCTCGCTCCCTGA
- the LOC125191298 gene encoding RPM1-interacting protein 4-like isoform X3, whose translation MSQQSHLHVPKFGNWDGDNVPYTAFFENARKDKASGIRINPNDPQQNPEAFLPVAPSLSLSPDNEPSPVLPRFGRHRTTYEQQDGSRTTMSSGSSSNGSSANPVLKPKHYHKKTDSSNADDFSHRSVSVPKFGQWDENDPRSGEGFTVIFNKVKEEKHIAAAKFPPVPIHTTNNYQPSREKETRKKCCCLF comes from the exons ATGAGT CAGCAATCGCATCTTCATGTGCCTAAGTTCGGAAACTGGGATGGTGACAACGTGCCCTACACTGCCTTCTTTGAGAATGCGCGCAAAGATAAAGCAAGCGGGATTAGAATCAATCCAAACGATCCACAGCAGAACCCGGAGGCCTTCCTTCCAGTTGCACCCTCTCTCAGTTTAAGCCCGGATAATGAGCCATCGCCAGTCTTGCCAAGGTTTGGTAGACACAGAACCACTTACGAACAGCAGGATGGTAGCCGCACCACAATGTCTTCGGGATCAAGCAGTAATGGTAGTTCTGCCAATCCAGTCCTTAAGCCCAAGCATTACCACAAAAAAACAGACAGTAGCAATGCTGATGACTTT TCGCACAGATCAGTGTCGGTTCCAAAATTCGGGCAATGGGATGAAAATGATCCGAGATCAGGGGAGGGATTTACCGTAATTTTCAACAAAGTGAAGGAGGAAAAACACATAGCTGCAGCCAAGTTTCCTCCTGTTCCAATACATACTACCAACAATTATCAGCCTAGCCGTGAAAAGGAGACGAGAAAG AAATGTTGCTGCCTGTTTTGA
- the LOC125191298 gene encoding RPM1-interacting protein 4-like isoform X4, translated as MAQSHLHVPKFGNWDGDNVPYTAFFENARKDKASGIRINPNDPQQNPEAFLPVAPSLSLSPDNEPSPVLPRFGRHRTTYEQQDGSRTTMSSGSSSNGSSANPVLKPKHYHKKTDSSNADDFSHRSVSVPKFGQWDENDPRSGEGFTVIFNKVKEEKHIAAAKFPPVPIHTTNNYQPSREKETRKKCCCLF; from the exons ATGGCT CAATCGCATCTTCATGTGCCTAAGTTCGGAAACTGGGATGGTGACAACGTGCCCTACACTGCCTTCTTTGAGAATGCGCGCAAAGATAAAGCAAGCGGGATTAGAATCAATCCAAACGATCCACAGCAGAACCCGGAGGCCTTCCTTCCAGTTGCACCCTCTCTCAGTTTAAGCCCGGATAATGAGCCATCGCCAGTCTTGCCAAGGTTTGGTAGACACAGAACCACTTACGAACAGCAGGATGGTAGCCGCACCACAATGTCTTCGGGATCAAGCAGTAATGGTAGTTCTGCCAATCCAGTCCTTAAGCCCAAGCATTACCACAAAAAAACAGACAGTAGCAATGCTGATGACTTT TCGCACAGATCAGTGTCGGTTCCAAAATTCGGGCAATGGGATGAAAATGATCCGAGATCAGGGGAGGGATTTACCGTAATTTTCAACAAAGTGAAGGAGGAAAAACACATAGCTGCAGCCAAGTTTCCTCCTGTTCCAATACATACTACCAACAATTATCAGCCTAGCCGTGAAAAGGAGACGAGAAAG AAATGTTGCTGCCTGTTTTGA
- the LOC125191298 gene encoding RPM1-interacting protein 4-like isoform X2 — protein sequence MAQQSHLHVPKFGNWDGDNVPYTAFFENARKDKASGIRINPNDPQQNPEAFLPVAPSLSLSPDNEPSPVLPRFGRHRTTYEQQDGSRTTMSSGSSSNGSSANPVLKPKHYHKKTDSSNADDFSHRSVSVPKFGQWDENDPRSGEGFTVIFNKVKEEKHIAAAKFPPVPIHTTNNYQPSREKETRKKCCCLF from the exons ATGGCT CAGCAATCGCATCTTCATGTGCCTAAGTTCGGAAACTGGGATGGTGACAACGTGCCCTACACTGCCTTCTTTGAGAATGCGCGCAAAGATAAAGCAAGCGGGATTAGAATCAATCCAAACGATCCACAGCAGAACCCGGAGGCCTTCCTTCCAGTTGCACCCTCTCTCAGTTTAAGCCCGGATAATGAGCCATCGCCAGTCTTGCCAAGGTTTGGTAGACACAGAACCACTTACGAACAGCAGGATGGTAGCCGCACCACAATGTCTTCGGGATCAAGCAGTAATGGTAGTTCTGCCAATCCAGTCCTTAAGCCCAAGCATTACCACAAAAAAACAGACAGTAGCAATGCTGATGACTTT TCGCACAGATCAGTGTCGGTTCCAAAATTCGGGCAATGGGATGAAAATGATCCGAGATCAGGGGAGGGATTTACCGTAATTTTCAACAAAGTGAAGGAGGAAAAACACATAGCTGCAGCCAAGTTTCCTCCTGTTCCAATACATACTACCAACAATTATCAGCCTAGCCGTGAAAAGGAGACGAGAAAG AAATGTTGCTGCCTGTTTTGA
- the LOC125186415 gene encoding stigma-specific STIG1-like protein 1, with product MRWLKLIMLLAMIILILVEVEAAEEEAGSLRGVSRFLAQRSIKCNKYPKICRAKGSSGPNCCKKRCVNVGTDRVNCGRCGHKCKFSEICCKGKCVNPFTHKKHCGGCGNKCGQGTKCSFGLCSYAN from the coding sequence ATGAGGTGGCTCAAGTTGATAATGTTGTTGGCAATGATAATTCTGATATTGGTGGAAGTGGAAGCAGCAGAGGAGGAGGCAGGGTCGCTTCGTGGCGTGAGCCGTTTCCTGGCACAAAGGAGCATCAAGTGCAACAAGTACCCCAAAATATGCCGAGCCAAGGGCAGCTCTGGCCCGAACTGCTGCAAGAAAAGATGCGTGAATGTTGGCACGGACAGAGTAAACTGTGGGAGATGCGGGCATAAGTGTAAGTTTTCGGAGATATGTTGCAAGGGGAAATGCGTCAACCCTTTCACGCACAAGAAGCACTGTGGAGGCTGCGGCAACAAGTGCGGTCAAGGGACAAAATGCAGCTTTGGATTATGCAGCTACGCTAATTGA
- the LOC125188123 gene encoding uncharacterized protein LOC125188123 → MEAEVVEILLPKNKPNLSRRDSWNEANLELKSYGSGLKWVFLDYSSLWRAGLSWSVFFVLNIGVPLVSHFVFSCSDCDPSHQRPFDAITQLSLSLFAAISFLSISSFAQKYGLRRFLFLNRLSEETEKVQQGYTHQLHRSMKLLWAFVLPCFIVDSVYKIWWFSTGGDQIPYVYNIYLSKSIVCILLMCSWLYRVSICFLVCVLFRLTCYLQLLRLDEFAKVFERESEVATILVDHLSIRRNLRVISHRFRLFILSTLILVTISQFASLLVTTEPRSNVNIATAGELALCSMTLVTGLFICLRSAAKITHKAQAVTCLAAKWHACATISSFDELDDVTPPAQIASAAAAVVDWDTDNEEGDGDDVLDNTNLVPIYANTISYQKRQALVTYFEHNRAGITVYGFMLDRTWLHTIFAIQLSLTLWILNKTIGIS, encoded by the exons ATGGAGGCGGAAGTGGTAGAGATTCTATTGCCGAAGAACAAACCGAATCTATCGCGGCGAGATTCTTGGAACGAAGCGAATCTTGAGCTGAAGAGCTATGGATCAGGCCTGAAATGGGTGTTTCTAGATTATTCTAGTCTCTGGAGAGCTGGGCTCTCGTGGTCCGTTTTCTTTGTGCTGAACATCGGCGTTCCCCTCGTCTCCCACTTCGTATTCTCCTGCTCCGACTGCGATCCCAGCCACCAGCGGCCCTTCGATGCAATCACTCagctctccctctccctcttcGCCGCCATCTCCTTCCTCAGCATCTCTTCCTTCGCACAGAAATACGGCCTTCGCAGGTTTCTCTTCCTCAATAGGCTGTCTGAAGAAACTGAAAAGGTTCAGCAAGGCTACACTCACCAGCTTCAT AGATCGATGAAGCTGCTGTGGGCGTTCGTGCTCCCCTGTTTCATAGTGGACAGCGTGTACAAGATATGGTGGTTTAGCACGGGAGGAGACCAGATTCCATATGTTTACAACATCTACCTGAGCAAATCCATCGTTTGCATCCTCCTCATGTGCTCGTGGCTCTACCGTGTATCAATCTGCTTCCTCGTCTGCGTCCTCTTCCGCCTCACCTGCTACCTCCAGCTCCTCAGACTAGACGAGTTCGCTAAGGTCTTCGAAAGAGAATCCGAGGTGGCAACCATCTTGGTGGATCATCTCAGCATCAGAAGAAATCTCCGTGTCATTAGCCACCGGTTCAGGCTCTTCATCTTGTCCACTCTGATCCTAGTCACCATAAGCCAATTCGCTTCGTTGCTCGTCACCACCGAGCCTAGATCAAACGTTAACATAGCCACAGCAGGCGAACTCGCG CTATGTTCGATGACATTGGTGACAGGGCTGTTTATCTGCTTGCGAAGTGCTGCGAAGATCACGCACAAGGCGCAAGCAGTTACGTGCTTAGCAGCTAAGTGGCATGCCTGTGCCACGATCAGCTCGTTTGATGAATTAGATGATGTGACTCCTCCGGCTCAGATTGCTTCAGCGGCCGCGGCTGTTGTGGATTGGGATACGGATAATGAAGAAGGGGATGGAGATGATGTGTTGGATAACACCAACTTAGTTCCTATTTATGCCAATACTATTTCTTACCAGAAGAGGCAAGCTCTAG TGACATATTTCGAGCACAACAGAGCTGGGATCACTGTGTATGGATTTATGCTGGACAGAACATGGCTGCACACTATATTTGCCATACAACTTTCACTCACACTCTGGATCTTGAACAAGACTATTGGgatttcataa
- the LOC125191298 gene encoding RPM1-interacting protein 4-like isoform X1, which produces MVMQQQSHLHVPKFGNWDGDNVPYTAFFENARKDKASGIRINPNDPQQNPEAFLPVAPSLSLSPDNEPSPVLPRFGRHRTTYEQQDGSRTTMSSGSSSNGSSANPVLKPKHYHKKTDSSNADDFSHRSVSVPKFGQWDENDPRSGEGFTVIFNKVKEEKHIAAAKFPPVPIHTTNNYQPSREKETRKKCCCLF; this is translated from the exons atggtAATGCAGCAGCAATCGCATCTTCATGTGCCTAAGTTCGGAAACTGGGATGGTGACAACGTGCCCTACACTGCCTTCTTTGAGAATGCGCGCAAAGATAAAGCAAGCGGGATTAGAATCAATCCAAACGATCCACAGCAGAACCCGGAGGCCTTCCTTCCAGTTGCACCCTCTCTCAGTTTAAGCCCGGATAATGAGCCATCGCCAGTCTTGCCAAGGTTTGGTAGACACAGAACCACTTACGAACAGCAGGATGGTAGCCGCACCACAATGTCTTCGGGATCAAGCAGTAATGGTAGTTCTGCCAATCCAGTCCTTAAGCCCAAGCATTACCACAAAAAAACAGACAGTAGCAATGCTGATGACTTT TCGCACAGATCAGTGTCGGTTCCAAAATTCGGGCAATGGGATGAAAATGATCCGAGATCAGGGGAGGGATTTACCGTAATTTTCAACAAAGTGAAGGAGGAAAAACACATAGCTGCAGCCAAGTTTCCTCCTGTTCCAATACATACTACCAACAATTATCAGCCTAGCCGTGAAAAGGAGACGAGAAAG AAATGTTGCTGCCTGTTTTGA